Genomic DNA from Solanum pennellii chromosome 3, SPENNV200:
TATACACAGTTAACTATAGCAAGAACTATAAATTTACTTCCACTTGACAGACTTTTACGCAAAGTGCATGTATAACGGTGCATAAGGTATGATTTATCGTCAAATTAGGCTACTGGTTCACTGCAGGCATACTAGATGACCTgtattctttttcatttgagtttAACATGTGTGCACCCAAAAGATGTGTATTCACCTCCATTAAATAGGAGGCAGCAGTCGAAGGGTGAATCAAGGCAATCTCATGACTTGGCTCATCGGATTGTGTTTGATCATACTGCACTCAAACAATTCTCCCAAGAACCACCCGTAATTTGAGCTGAAAGTTCCTCCCACTTTGCTGTGCATACTCAGAAATTACCACGTGAGTGCAAATATCTCAAGTCCTTGCTATGTCTTTTAAGGACATTGCTTGTGAAAGATTTCTGAGAGAGACACTAATCCTTGATTTGGCCTTCATGGATCGATCTTCGCAGTCTTTACTGCAACAGAAAATAGTTAGAAAATCTAGTTTCAAAATGATTCACTTAATTGCAAATACTAGATTGTCAAAACTCCAGTAACAGAATGTACAATCTACAGAAATAAGGGGAAATGACATGGAACCAGGGATATCAGATCAAGAGAACACACGAAGGGAATATGTATTCAAGGAACCCGATCCGCCTGACATGAGAGAATTCACAAAATATTATTAGCAGAGTTCTCTCTGAAGAACTCCTACCCATGGACAAATATGGTGAAGGATGACATCATGACAGATACTCTCATGGAGTGCAGGGATATAAGTATATCATCCTTCTCAAATCATGAAGTAGTTAGAGGTCAAGAGAAGAATGACCATAACCTCAAACTAGTGCCGACAAAATGAGCTCATATTTTGTTGACCCGCCAATATTTTAATGGGTTGGGGGAATGATTTTTATATGGGTAAAATATGTATTGACACCCATATTTGACCCATAAAAATatggataaaatatgaattagtcAAATGGTTAAGCTTCAAACTTTTAttcactcaaaattcatgattgtTAACTCCTTCAATGGAGATTCTAGATTCACGTATTGAGAGGAAAAGGAAAACAAACAATGTAAAGTAAAATGTAATTTGTATTGAGTTAGTTACATCTGATCATtatactcatatatatatatatatatacacatcacTTCATACATTTGCACATCTATATGACTCTAGCCACTACAATCTGTTATAACTAATTTAtattcctaactaactattatgcTGAACCAGCCAACTACTTGACTAATTACTAACTAACTATTGTCTTTAATACTCCCACTCAAGATGTATGGTGCAAATAAATTGTATACACCCAGCTTGGATAATAGAAAATCATGTTGAGTCCTCTCTAAACTCTTTGTTAATATGTCAGCTAATTGCATTCTTGAAGGCACATGATCTGTCTGAATAAGCCcttcttgtatttttttctcgAATAAAATGGCAATCAATCTCTATATGTTTAGTTCTTTCATGATATATAGGATTAGCAACAATTTGAAGTGTTGCTTTGCTATCACAAAACAGTCTAACTGGTAATTCCAGCTCTATCTTCAACTCTTTGTACAAGCCTATTAACCACACAACTTCTGATACAACATTAGCTATGCTTCTATACTCTACTTCAGCAGAACTTCTTGATACAGTATTCTGTTTCTTCGACACGTAATTAACGAATCTCCAATTTTCACCACAAAGCCACTAACAGATCTTCTTGTCATAGGACATGTAGCCCAGTCAGCATCACAATAAACTGAAAGTTGTTTAGAGATCTTTGATGTCAGCATAATTCCCAGACCTGGTGCATTCTTCAAGTACCTTATTACTCTTAATGCACTCTCTATATGTGACTTCTTAGGCTTGTGCATGAACTGGCTAAGATTTTGCACTGCATAACTAATGTTTGGCCTTGTCATGGTGAGGTATAGTAGCTTACCAACTAGTTTCTGATAACCCGTAGGATCACTAAGAACCACATCTTCATGTGTATCCCGAGCTTCACAATTCATGTCAAAATCCTGACTAGTGAATTTTTGATTGACTTCCAAAGGTGTGCTAATTTGTTTGGTCCCTGCAAGACCAAAATCTGAGATAAGATCCAAAGCAAATTTCCTTTGACTCACCATAATACCATCTTTGTTCCTTGCAATTTCAAGACCAAGGAAGTATCTCATCTCCCCCAAGTCCTTGATCTTGAAATGATTCTGTAACATAAGTTTGGTGGCCTGAATCAACTGAGAACAAGAACCAGTGATCAAaagatcatccacataaactaaGATAAGAACCAAATCAGAACCAGAACGTTTGGTAAACAAAGAGTAATCATGGTGACTCTGGATGAAACCAGAACCTATAAGTGCCTCACTGAGCTTCAAATTCCACTGCCGAGAAGCCCGCTTTAGACCATAGAGTGATTTTTTTAGTTTACAGACTGTGGATAACTCCCTCTGTCGTAGCAGACCAAGTGGAGGAACCATGTACACCTCCTCAACTAAGTCACCCAGAAGGAAAGCATTAAAGACATCCATTTGATGCAAAAACCAAAAATGCATAACAGCCAAAGAAAGTACAACTCTCACTGTCACCATCTTGATGACAGGAGAAAATGTCTCTTGATAATCCAAACCTTCTTGTTATGTGTACCCTTTAGCTACTAGTCGAGCTTTGTACCTCTCTACCTCACCTAGAGCATTAAACTTGACCTTGTAAACCCACTTACACCCAATAGCCTTCTTCCCAAGGGGCAATGTTACCAAGTCCCAAGTATGATTATCATGTAAGCCTTTAATTCTAGTTCCATGACTTGAAGCCAATGTGAATTCTGCACAGCCTCATCATAAGAAGTGGGTTCTTGTATAGCAGAGAAATTGCACAATGATTGAAAATAGGATGGGGATATGGAGGCATAAGACATATATGTGGATAAAGGATGAGCAGTAGAACAAGTAGGTGAATGTGCAGGGTTGTGAGAAACAGTATGGacaaaaccatgtagccatccaGGAGGCTTAGAAGATCTAGTTGACCTTCTAAGATCATGTTCAATATTAGTAGAAGGAGATTCAGATGGTTGTGAGATTTGAGTAGGTGATGAAGAATCTGGATCAGGAGATGAAGAAGCTGGATCAGGAGAGATAACAGATACTTCAGTCAAGGGAATATTGGGAAGATCATCATAAACAAACATATCAGAATTCTCAATGGAAGAAGAGTCACAAAACTCAGCCTGAATATGTCGGAATGGATATTGATCTTCTCTAAACATGACATCTGTACTAATGAAGAAAGATTTAGTGGACAAATTATATAGTTTGTATCCTTTTTATGTGGTAGAATAACCTATAAACACTGACTTAATAGATCTTGTGTCAAATTTATCACCATTGGTATGGTGATTGACAACAAAGCATAAGCAGCCCACAACTCTTAGATGATGTAAAGAGGGTTCTCTTCCAAAAAAGACAGCAAAAGGAGATCTTCCTGATAATGCAATAGATGGTattcaattgatcaaataagCAGCATTTTGAACACATAGACCCCAAAATCTGATAGGCAAATTGGCTTGAAATCTAATAGCCCTGGCAACCTCTAGAACTTGTATGTGTCTCCTCTCCACTACCCCATTCTGTTGGGGTGTGTAAACACAAGAGCTTTGATGAACAATACCTGCTGTTCTACACAAATCACTACAATGAGAGTTAAAAATTTTTGCACCATTATCACTTCGGAATATCTTGATATAACCACCAAACTTCCTTTGTATTAGCTGAAGAAAGTCTTTCAATACAATGAATACATCACTTTTCAATTTGAGAAGGAAGATCCATACCATTCTATTACAATCATCTACCAAAGTAAGAAAATATCTATTTCCATCATAAGTAGGAAATTTATATGGACCCCAACCATCAGCATGAATCAAATCAAACACATTATTGGATCTAGTAGAACTTTGAGGAAAAGGCAACCTAGTTTGCTTAGCCAAAGGACATACTATGCAAGGTGACAATTTTGAAGAATTAGAGTATGTGGTATTTGCATTTGCTGAAGAACCTTGTGAGGAATATGTCCTAATCGTCTATGCCACAAATCAACAGTATCCATTGTGCTCAAAGCAGCTGAGAGAGAAATAGTAGAAGCAACAGTAGAAGAAACACTATGTGACCAGTAGTATAAACCATTTTCCATGCTACCTGTCCCCTTCACCTTCCCAATGTGAAGGTCCTGCAATATGCAATGATCAGGATAAAATACCATACAAAAATGCAGTTCTCTAGTCAGTTTAGAAACTGATAACAAGTTGTATTTAAAATCTggaatatataaaacatgagaTATATCTCCCTGTGTCAATCTAGATTTCCCACTAAAAACAATAGGTATTTGTTGACCATTAGGCAAATGAACTTTATTGAACTCGGTTGAAGGTAGAAGTTGAGTCTCACAAAGCAGATCTGGGGTAGATGTCATATGATTTGTTGCACCTGCGTCAACTATCCATCTATGACTAGATGGATTATGTATTACTGAGCAGTTAACAATACCTGCAGTATTAGGTGAAGGAGAGTCGTATTAGTTAGAGTGACTAAGTTGATTGCTTGTGAAAGCCATGTTAATACCACCACCTCCATGACTATATGATCCTGTAGATCCACATCCATGAGCACACATGTCGGCAGTGATATTAGATCCTGAACAATTATGAGATCCATGTAATCCAACATGACCATGGGTGTGTGATCCAACTCCTGTGTGACCATTTCCTCCAACAGACCTGTGAATTTCACCTGCAGTATTATGGTTGTGAGAAAAGAATAAATTTCCATAAGAAGGCCCTGCATTACGACCACCATACTCAGGATTAAACACAGGTGGTACATTGTGCTGCACATTAGATTCATCTTTCTTCTTTCCTTTATACCAAGGTGGATATCCTATAAGCTGAAAACAATCATTCTTCATATGGACTTTTGTATTTCAATGATCACAAAAGGCATTTGGAGATTTGTATCGAAGCTTTGGTGGATGCTTAGCAGTCCAAAGAGCTGTGGTATCATTTCCTTCAGCTACAGCTTTCAATCCCAGAGAATTACGATCCACATCAGACCTTTGACTCTCTTCTTCAACAATCATGGCATACGCCTGATTGAGAGTTGGTTAAGAAGTTTTCATGAGAATTTGCCTCCTAGCCTGCGAGTGTATTCATTTAAGCCTCCAAGAAATTGAATCAGTCGTTGTTGATGCAAATTCTCAACATAATCCTTTGACTTTGAACACTCACAGCTCGGAAATATCACCATTGCATCATATTCTGCCCACAGTTccttcaatttcataaaataaaccgAAACAATATCGATTCCCTGTGTAAGCGTAGCAATATCTCGATGTAACTGGTAAATCCTTACACGATTGACCTTATCAAATCGTTCCTTCAGATCTTCCCAAACTAGTGACGCATCAGACGCATACACGACGCCACTTAAGAGATTGGGAGATACAGTGTTCATAAGCAATGAGAGAACAATTGCATTACAGGTATCCCATTAATCATGATACTTAGTCTCAAAACTTGCTTTCTTACAGATTCTCATCACAAAAGCTAACTTCCTCTTCGCTTGCAAAGC
This window encodes:
- the LOC107013437 gene encoding uncharacterized protein LOC107013437 — its product is MAEIHANCFASEEEVSFCDENLGVVYASDASLVWEDLKERFDKVNRVRIYQLHRDIATLTQGIDIVSVYFMKLKELWAEYDAMAYAMIVEEESQRSDVDRNSLGLKAVAEGNDTTALWTAKHPPKLRYKSPNAFCDH